In Spartinivicinus marinus, the genomic stretch CTTGGATGCCATATCAACGCTGATCAACCTGCATCAGCAATTGCAGAATCAAGATATTACCCTGCATAAGCTACGTAAACAGTTAGGTATTGAAAAGTCCTCGGAAAAGCGCAGTGATGTACTTGGAAAAAACAACCAAGGAAACACTGGCACTGGCCAACCCCGATCACGGAAGAAAAAAAGCAACCAGTCTACCCCATCAAAGAAGAAGTCAGTTAAACAGCAACCCCCAGTAACGATTCACCATCCAATAGCTGGGTTGCAAGCCGGTGAGCGTTGCCCAGAGTGTACATTGGGTAAGCTCTATCACTATGAGCCGGCGCGGTTGCTTCGTATTACCGGTCACAGTCCCTATACCCGTGAACAACACTTATTTGAGCGATTGCGCTGTAATGCGTGTGGTGTATTTTTTACTGCGGATTTACCTGAGTCGGTCAACGCCGATGGAAGTGGTGACCAGATGTATGGCTATTCTGCACGCTCACTGATGGCCTTGAATAAGTATTTTGCAGGCTCACCGTTTTATCGCCAGCAGAGCTTACAAGACTTATTAGGGGTATCCATCAGTGCCTCTACCATTGCTGATCAATGCAACTACTTAGCCAGTGATTTACAAGCCGTGTTTGACATCATGAAAGCGGCGGCAGGAAATGCCATTCATTACCACTTGGATGACACTACTCACCGTATTCTTGACCAGCAGCCAACGATGAAAAAGCGGCATGGGAGTGACAAGCCAACACTCAGAAGTGGTATTTATACCTCAGGTGTCATTGCCACACTGCCCTCAGGGCAAGAAATCACCCTATTTCAAACCAATATTGGCCATGCAGGTGAACTCATGGATGAATTGTTGGAAAAGCGTTCACCCGACCAACCACCACCCATTTTAATGAGTGATGCTTTGTCAAATAATAACCCACATGTGCCGTGCGAAATGATTCGTTCGCTTTGCAATAGCCACGGAAGACGGCAGTTTGTGGATGTTATTCAGCACTTTCCCCAGGAAGTTGATTATGTGTTGGAACAATATGGCCACATTTGGACGCATGAGAAACAGACAAAAAAAGACAGCTTGTCACCTAAAGAACGACTGGAATATCACCAACAGCATTCATTGCCTATTATGGCCAAGATCCGCGAATGGGGAAGCCAGCTAATACAAAGCGGAAAAGTAGAAAAAAATAGCGGACTAGGCAAAGCCATTGGCTATTTTGAACGCCACTATAATGGACTCACTCGATTTTGCACCCATGAAGGTGCCAAGCTGGATAACAATCAAATGGAAGCAACCCTCAAATTAGTGGTACGAGGGCGTAAAAATAGTTTGTTTTTCAAAACCCAAACAGGTGCCAATGTGGCTGATGTGATTACATCAATGATTGCAACAGCAGCCAGTGCGGGGGTTCATGTGTTTGACTACTTTAATGCCATTCAGCGAAATCAAGAAGCAGTAAAAGCTAACCCAGAAAATTGGCTACCGTGGAATTTTACGTCAGCTCAATGAGCGGGATACTTTGATACTGATAAAAAATTATAATTCAAGCTATGGTGTCGTAAGGACACAACCATTGAAGAACCTAGTTGCTGCACTGTTCAGACTAGAGAACATCGATACTATAGAGCATCTGGCACAAGTCATTGGTACTCTGGTAAAATGGTTAGAGAAGCCAGAGCAATCAAGCCTTAGACAGGCGTTTGTGGCCTGGTTAAAGCAAGGCCCACTACAGCAGCTAAGTCATGAGAGTGAGCCCAAAGTAGAGGCATTACAAGACTTACATGAGGTACAGCAGATGCTTTCAAAGCGCGTAGGCCAATGGGTAGAACAGTGGAAGTCAGAAGGTGAGAAAACTGGCATTGATAAAGGTATTGAAATCGGTGAGAAAAAGGGCATTGATAAAGGCCGAGTAGAAGGTCAAGTCAATTCAATTCGTTTTATCCTGCAACATCGGTTTGGCCCACTGCCTACTTGGGTAGACGAAAAGCTATTGCAGGCGGATTCAGCTACATTAAACCGTTGGTTGCTGAATGCCTACCAAGTTGAACAGCTAGAAAATTTATTTAAGTAAAATAATTTTCTTCTCTGCTGTGTTGGTCAATAATTTAATTTATTGGTCAACACCCTCAAGTGAAATCAATCAATGTCAACATAACATATTCCAACCTAACTAAGCTTGTTAATTTCACCAGATTTAACTATTGCTAAAGCTTCTTTAAAACCTTCTGCTGACTCGATATGTCTTAAAGTGCGACGCTTAATGCTTATTTTATAGTCACCTTCACTAAGGCAAATAATTTTCATTTCACTAGCTAACTCATATGGAGTGATTGCAAAACAATCAAAATTTAGAGGCCAGTCATTTCTTACAACCATCCACTGCCAGAAGCCTAAAGAAAATATAACAAGAGTCGCAAGTAAGTATAGGCTGCTATTCCAAGCTAAAAATATTGTCGCCAAAAGCCCAACTAGAGCAGTTCCACCCCATAATGTATGCAGTAACTTAGCTAGATATTTTTTATTTTTAGGAATTTGATATGGAATTAAAAAGTGGCCTATTTCAGCCCCTAGCCATATAGGTTTTAACTCATGGCTACAGTCTAGTTTCATAGTATCCTTATCCCAATACGAGCAATTTAATGAGAGGTAGAAAAAAGTTATTCCAATATTACAAACTATCGCACTGGAGCTGCGCCGATGCGTCTTAAGGCATCAGCAGCTTCGCTAATACCAAATAATTCTTCTTTAGGAGACTCCATACCATTAAGCTGAGCAACTGTTGTAGTAGTGTTGTATGCAGAAACTCGCTCACGCCATAAGGCTTGCAGAGCAGTAACTACTAGATCCCAATCTTCTGTAATATCTTCTATTTTCATTTTCCAACTTAGTCCTTTTTAAAATCATCAGTAGACCAATCCCAACTATCACCGTCGCACTCTTCTGACTGGCTCCAGCCTAAATACCATTCTTCATGCTTCCAGTCTTCTTTTGGGTAAGGATTAGTGTTGTAATGTTTACGTAGATGGTACGCTTCGGCACCTTCATCATAGGGCAACCTGTCTTTCCTGCCTGGATCGCTCACCTTCCAATGCTCCTGCCTTTTTCCAATACTCCCGACTAATTACTTTTTTCATTTATTTCTAGTATAATGATATCTTACAAAACCAAAAGCAGCTGCAGCAATAGCGGCAAATCCCATTGAATAATACTTCTCCACTGTGTCAGCACTAAAAAATATTGCGATACACGCACTAATCATAAAAATACAGCAAATATTTAAAAGTAAAACTATTGAGTCACTATCGCTATTTTCCTTCTTTTCAGACATCTTCTTACCTCAGTTTGGCCATCGCTTGTTGATTAAATAAGCTAAGCCCATCATAGACAGCACACCTAAAGAAATTGGAAGTAAGCTAAACAAACTTGGCTTACTCCCAAAACCAAATAAATATGAAATCCATGCAAGCCCAATAGAACCCAGAATGGTAACTGTTATAACTAACAGGGTTCTAGGCCAAGCCCCCCAATAGTTATCACGAAAATTAGTGAGGAAGTTAGGTTGATAAAGTTCAGCTCTTCCCTTATCTTCTGTACTGATTTGGCTTTTCACTAATTCTATTTGTTCATCAAGTTCGGCTATTTTTTGTTCTAAATACTCTCTGTAAGGTTGCCCTTTTATAAAAGCATTTAATCTATCCCTAAATATGTATAGCAAAATAGAAACTACTAAAATTATACAAAATACTAAATATATGTAACTCATAACAATAATTCACCTATAAGTTATGATCTAACTAAACAGTCGCATTAGAAAAAATTGGCTTTCCAGTTTTTCTCCACTTAGCTATTAACGAAGGTTTTTTTAATAAAGTGGCAAGTGATGTTACAAGCTCATATTGACTATGATCTTGTTTGGTGTGACGAATAACATTATCTGCAATACTTCTCTCTATGAGCAGACTTTCACCAATTTTCATTATCCATGCACTAGCGCCGTTGATTTCATCAGATCCCTGAAACTGTCTTTTACAAAATTCTAATGATGTTGAGTGAAAGCCTGCACAGGACATTGGACGTACCGAGTATGTAGAACAGCGGTCATCAATCAACATAGGGCATTCTACGTTTGTACTAATTCTCTCTTCTTCAGACATGCAGCTCACTGTGCTTGCTGTCTTAATTATCTTTTCTTTGATCCTATTTAGTTGTTTTGGTGTAAACGTGTTGTGAATATGAAGATATATCGCAACTATCTCATGAGTAAAAGCTGTAACCCTGTAATGGCAGCAATATGAGCAGCCAGGTTTACAATCAAGGTTCGAACGATATACTTCTAATTGATCGGTAATTGGAATTAATTGTGCGTTACTAACCTTCTTATATTTTGACAGATCCTTTTGAAAAGCTAAATAACTCTTATGAAATTCAGCACCTTTCTTTTGTATCTTTTCCTGACTAATGCCTAATCGAGCCATTGCTTTTCCCTAGTTAAGTTTGTCTAACGATACTTTTCTTCGCACATAATTTTAACAAGCCGTTCATCTAAACAAGAGCGCATAAACTGATTCATTGGCTCTTGCTCACCAGTTTCATAAAAGCTGAGCATCAGCTGATTAAACTCTAACTGTCGCTTAGCCGGTAGATTGATGGCAGGATAACCCGCGTTAAGCAAAATACCGTTCATCATGAAACGCCCCATGCGCTTATTCACGTCATAAAAAAACTGATTACGTGCCATCGTGAGAAAGACAAAAATCGCTTGGTCAAAAATGTCGTCTATTGACTTGGTGCCTGCCACCATTTTATCGAACAAACAAGGTAACTCGTTAGCATCTGGAGGCAGATAAACTGTACCAGCTATAGTAACTCCGCCAGAACGAAATTGTCCCCATTCTAGCGCTTCTTCTTTGCCTGCAATACCATGTAGCTGACAGGCATAATCTGCATTCAATTTGAACGTCCCTTGTTGTATCGAATCAAACAAGTGTCGCCAGGCATTACCTTGGTTTACAGCAATTTGCTGATCACTAAGTTTATGACCACCAACAGTGATTCCATCCAAGAGGGTTTGGATCTCTGGCAATGTAAAGTGAATGCCTTCAAGCCCTACTGCATCATGCACAAACACCGCAATTTCTCGCTTTGCCAGCATTATAGCCTTGTCTTTATTAGGCTTAATATGCCAGTGTTTATCCGTTGCCATATACTTATCTTCCAAAATTAAACTTATTGACTTATCTATCGTAAATGATCAGGCATCTTAACCCGACTAAACAAACTTCCCAGAACAGCTTCAAGCTCACGCTCATGAGGTCTTACTTTATTTTCAAGGGTGCGCTTTTGCTTAATACCTGTAACTTTCATTAAGTCACTCCAGCCAGCTCCAGCCTCATACATCCCCTTTATAAAACTATCCCTAAAGCTGGCAGGAGTCGCGCCGTATAAATTTGTTCTAGCTATCATTCTTTTTAATTGTTCATTCATGGACCGGGGTTGATACATTGCAGGCTTTTTCTCTTCCCCTTTTTTAGGCTTTCTTTTAGTGAGAGCGTATTCAGCGCCTTTATCATTTAAAAAGAACTTGCTGTTAGGGTCCAATCCACGATAGGAATGTAGATTGCTCATTCCCCATTTCGCTTTAACTCTAAATTCAGTATATTTCTCAAAAAATGGAAGCACATGATCTTCGGTATGGACTTCCCTAGCCTCTTTATTAAAAGAGCGATCCTCTGGTAACACCCAAATTCTGAAAAAATTGCCATTTGACGCTATTACATCACTAACTGTTACACTAGAAAGTTCCAGTGGTGTTAAACCCCAATAAACACCACCCATAATAAGTGCTGTATTTCTGTAGCCTAACGGTGATGCGGAATTTTGTTCGAGTAAAAGATTCACATCCTCTACATCGAAAATACGTTCTAAAGCCATTTCAAAAAGCTCAATGTTGCCATGTACCATTCCACATTATACGCGCTATGAGGTAATAGTATACAGCCTATGTCGATGTGTCAATATGCGTATATTGCTTTATGGTACAATTAAGGCCAAGAAATGAGGGTTTTGTCGTGTAACTCGCAAGACAGTTAAGACTTCATTGGAATATTGTCAGAGATCGAAGTGTGCGTAATAAGGTGGCTAAAGCGCTTGATCAGTCTAAAGGGGCAAAGCCCCTTTAATGATAGGGCATCATCAATCAGTGTATACCGTTACTTCGGATATTTTGTATCTTGAAAAAGGCTTTGTAGCTGGGGCTTGAAACTGCCAAGCTTCACCTGGTTCCAAATTACTGATATGGGCAATAGCATTATCAATAACAACCCCCCTGAGAGTCGTATAATTTGAACTTTATAAAGCCATTTGTTATCTCTTGTTTTGTTACATTTCGTGCAGTGCCGTTGATATAATGCAAGCTTCCCATCTGAGACGTATTCAATTTGGACACAGTCAGTTTATTGCTAATTTCAGCATGAGCGGTAGTGATAGTAGAAGCTAACATCAAAGCAAACAATGATTTTTTAACCATATTTATTCCCTCTTACTTATTTAATACTAATGATGGCTATAAAATTAATTTCAATCATTAATTCTTTATACGTCGATTACTTGTGATACTGATTTAGATTGATACTTCAGGAATCAAAATCTTTGGCTGTGACCGAACCTCAAACTAGCTGAGAATCAGATGGTTGATACATTAGCTTATACTCACTTTGATTCTTTGGTTTCAGTACTGCCCCAATCGATTTAGCTTGGGCGCTCAACTGCACTCTCCCCAGACCAAAGCGCTTGTAATACAACTGACTCGCTACATAAGAGACCAGTTTTGCGGCTAATATGGCTGCAAATAATGTAATGAAGAGAGATTGATCAATTAATTCAAACATAATTTCTTACCTTTCTAACAGGGTAATTAGTTTAAGCTGCGTTTAAGTGCCTACATTTTTACATATATAAGTGGCTATTTTTGGTAGTAAAAATATTGCTAATCCCGCTGCAAAAATCCACTTTGCGCCAATGAGTAATATCTCTTCATTGGACAGCCAGGGCCTTGATTCATACATTTCTGGTATAATAATTACACCATATGCAAATCCAGCGAAGGCTATGGAAATATAGCCCAAAAAAATCATAGTTTGCTTGAGTATTTTTTCCATAATTGATCCTTGGTAATTGCTGAGAGCTTACAACATCATTAAATACGGTCTTTCGAACGCTCCTACACAACAAAAGCGTTATTTTTAAATATTTTTTTCCTACTGCCCTTTTCTATTATTGAAGGAAATGCTTATTTCTCCTTTGCCTTGTCATAATCAGGTTTACCATCATCATCAACGTACTTCTGCTTACAGCCATCTTTGAACCCACTACACCCATACCAATAGGTATTTTTCTTCTTCTTTGAAGGCCACTTCATTAGTGGTTTACTGCACTTTTCACAGGCATAGTTCGTTTTTTCAGGTTTTGAGCTACCAGCGTTATTGAAGTCCGGTTTACCTGCTTTATCTGGGAAGTTGGTTTTACACTCAGGATGACGGTTACAGCCCCAAAAATGATTCTTTTTAAAAGGGATGCGTTTTAATTTTCCTTCAGTGCAGTTAGGGCAAGCAGGTTGTGCGATAACTGGCTTGCCAGCATATTCACTGTACGTACCCTTGCACTCTGGATAGCGTGAACAACCCCAGAAACCTTTACGTTGCCTAAGTATCCCTTTCTCGCATTCAGGGCACTTGTGACCTGGCTTCGCTTCAATAGCCAAACCGTCAGTATTAATTCGTTGTACTTCAGTTTCAATGTATTCGCAGACACCCTGTAGGAACTCATTAAGCGTTAGCTCATTGTTTTCTATTTGCTTCTGTTGTTGATGCCATAAGGCCGTCATATCAGGTACGACTGCCATCTTTGGCAATACATCATGAAGTTGTCGGCCTAGTTTTGTGCTTATAATTTTTTTGCCCTTGTTTTCAATAAAACCACGCTCGAATAGCCCTTTTATGATGCTACTGCGAGTCGCTGGGGTACCTATACCCCCATGCTCCCCTTTCTTATCTTGGTCTTTTTCAATCAATAATTTTTTGATTTGTGGGTCTTCAATGTACTTTGCTACTCGCGCTAAGTC encodes the following:
- the tnpC gene encoding IS66 family transposase, which translates into the protein MTVYVEIDIAELDVLTNKISESMEYGLALNKEQGQQALDAISTLINLHQQLQNQDITLHKLRKQLGIEKSSEKRSDVLGKNNQGNTGTGQPRSRKKKSNQSTPSKKKSVKQQPPVTIHHPIAGLQAGERCPECTLGKLYHYEPARLLRITGHSPYTREQHLFERLRCNACGVFFTADLPESVNADGSGDQMYGYSARSLMALNKYFAGSPFYRQQSLQDLLGVSISASTIADQCNYLASDLQAVFDIMKAAAGNAIHYHLDDTTHRILDQQPTMKKRHGSDKPTLRSGIYTSGVIATLPSGQEITLFQTNIGHAGELMDELLEKRSPDQPPPILMSDALSNNNPHVPCEMIRSLCNSHGRRQFVDVIQHFPQEVDYVLEQYGHIWTHEKQTKKDSLSPKERLEYHQQHSLPIMAKIREWGSQLIQSGKVEKNSGLGKAIGYFERHYNGLTRFCTHEGAKLDNNQMEATLKLVVRGRKNSLFFKTQTGANVADVITSMIATAASAGVHVFDYFNAIQRNQEAVKANPENWLPWNFTSAQ
- a CDS encoding YkgJ family cysteine cluster protein → MARLGISQEKIQKKGAEFHKSYLAFQKDLSKYKKVSNAQLIPITDQLEVYRSNLDCKPGCSYCCHYRVTAFTHEIVAIYLHIHNTFTPKQLNRIKEKIIKTASTVSCMSEEERISTNVECPMLIDDRCSTYSVRPMSCAGFHSTSLEFCKRQFQGSDEINGASAWIMKIGESLLIERSIADNVIRHTKQDHSQYELVTSLATLLKKPSLIAKWRKTGKPIFSNATV
- a CDS encoding Fic family protein, whose protein sequence is MATDKHWHIKPNKDKAIMLAKREIAVFVHDAVGLEGIHFTLPEIQTLLDGITVGGHKLSDQQIAVNQGNAWRHLFDSIQQGTFKLNADYACQLHGIAGKEEALEWGQFRSGGVTIAGTVYLPPDANELPCLFDKMVAGTKSIDDIFDQAIFVFLTMARNQFFYDVNKRMGRFMMNGILLNAGYPAINLPAKRQLEFNQLMLSFYETGEQEPMNQFMRSCLDERLVKIMCEEKYR
- a CDS encoding site-specific integrase; the encoded protein is MALERIFDVEDVNLLLEQNSASPLGYRNTALIMGGVYWGLTPLELSSVTVSDVIASNGNFFRIWVLPEDRSFNKEAREVHTEDHVLPFFEKYTEFRVKAKWGMSNLHSYRGLDPNSKFFLNDKGAEYALTKRKPKKGEEKKPAMYQPRSMNEQLKRMIARTNLYGATPASFRDSFIKGMYEAGAGWSDLMKVTGIKQKRTLENKVRPHERELEAVLGSLFSRVKMPDHLR
- a CDS encoding FxLYD domain-containing protein, whose product is MDNAIAHISNLEPGEAWQFQAPATKPFSRYKISEVTVYTD
- a CDS encoding FxLYD domain-containing protein; the encoded protein is MVKKSLFALMLASTITTAHAEISNKLTVSKLNTSQMGSLHYINGTARNVTKQEITNGFIKFKLYDSQGGCY